The genomic stretch GTCGGCCTCTCCGGCGGCGCCGGTCAGGTCAACTACGCGGCCAGCAAGGCCGGCCTGGTCGGGGTGGCCCGCTCGATCACCCGGGAGTTGGGCACCAGGAACATCACCGCCAACGTGGTCGCGCCCGGCTTCATCGAGACCGACATGACCGCGGGACTGAGCGCGGACCGCAAGGCGGAGATCCTCAAGTCGATCCCGGCCGGCCGGATGGCCGCGCCGGACGAGGTCGCGGCCGTGGTCACCTGGCTGGCCGGCGACGGCGCCGGTTACGTCTCCGGCGCGGTCATCCCGGTCGACGGCGGCCTCGGCATGGGCCACTGACCCTGAGCACGGAGGAACTGAGCGTAATGTCCGGACTGCTGGCCGGTAAACGGCTGCTCGTCACCGGCGTCATCACCGACGCCTCCATCGCCTTCTCCGTGGCGAAGCTCGCCCAGGAGAACGGCGCGCAGGTCGTGCTCACCGGGTACGGCCGGCTCTCGCTGGTGGAGCGGATCGCCAAGCGGCTGCCCGAGCCGGCACCCGTGATCGAGCTGGACGTGACCAACCCCGAGCACCTGGCCGGGCTGGCCGACAAGGTCCGGGAGCACGTCGACGGGCTCGACGGGCTGGTGCACTCGATCGGGTTCGCCCCGCAGAGCTGCCTCGGCGGCGGTTTTCTCGACGCCTCCTGGGAGGACGTGGCGACCGCGCTGCACGTCTCCACGTACTCGTACAAGTCGCTCGCGACGGCGGCGCTGCCGCTGATGTCGCCGGGCGGCGCGGTGGTCGGTCTCACCTTCGACGCCACCCAGGCGTGGCCGGTCTACGACTGGATGGGCGTGGCCAAGGCCGGGCTGGAGTCCGCCTCCCGCTATCTCGCCATGCACCTGGGCAAGCAGGGCATCCGCAGCAACCTGGTCTCCGCCGGGCCGCTGCGCACCATGGCCGCCAAGTCGATCCCCGGCTTCGAGCAGTTCGAGGACGCCTGGTCCGAGCGGGCCCCGCTGGGCTGGAACCTGACCGACCAGGAACCGGCGGCGCGCGCCTGCCTGGCGCTGTTGTCGGACTGGTTCCCGGCCACCACCGGCGAGATCGTGCACGTCGACGGCGGCTACCACGCCATCGGCGCCTAGAGATGCAAGGAGGGGTCCCCTGCTAACGCCTGCGGTATAGCAGGGGACCCCTCCTCACATCCGCCGACCCGGGGACGTTACCGCCCGGAGCCGGGGGCGTTGCCGGGGCGTCGTCGACCACCGGCAAGAATGGGACCATGGCGTACGACGCGGTGGTCCTGCTCTCCTTCGGCGGCCCGGAGGGGCCGGACGACGTGCTGCCCTTCCTGCAGAACGTGACCCGGGGGCGGGGCGTGCCGCCGGAGCGGCTGGCCGAGGTGGCCGAGCACTACCAGCACTTCGGTGGGGTGTCCCCGATCAACCAGCAGTGCCGGGACCTGCTCGCCGCGATCCGCGCGGACTTCGCCGCCCACGATCTCGACCTGCCGGTCTACTGGGGCAACCGGAACTGGCACCCGATGCTCGCCGACACCGTGGCGCAGATGCGCGACGACGGCGTACGGCGGGCGTTGGCGTTCGTCACCAGCGCCTACGGCGGGTACTCCTCCTGTCGGCAGTACCAGGAGGACGTCACCGCCGCCCGGGCGGCCGTCGGTGCGGACGCGCCGCTGATCGAGAAGCTGCGCCAGTTCTGGGACCATCCCGGTTTCGTCGAGCCGCATGTCGACGCGGTACGCGAGGCGCTGTCCCGCCTCGACCCGGCCCGGCGGGACAGCACCCGGCTCGTCTTCACCGCCCACTCCGTGCCGATCTCCGCGGCCGACAGCGCCGGCCCGCACGGCGGCCGGTACACCGCCCAGCTCGCCGAGACGGCGCGGCTGGTGCACGCCGCCGCGGCCCCGGACCTGCCCTACGACCTGGTGTGGCAGAGCCGCTCCGGGCCGCCGCACGTGCCGTGGCTGGAGCCGGACGTCAACGACCACCTGGCCACTCTCGCCGAGCAGGGCGTGACCGGGGTGGTGGTCAGCCCGATCGGGTTCGTCTCCGACCACCTGGAGGTGGTGTGGGATCTGGACACCGAGGCGTTGGACGCCGCCAAGCAACTCGGCCTGGACTTCGTCCGGGCCGCCACCCCCGGCGTCGACCCGCGCTACGTGACCATGGTGCGGGAACTGGTGCGGGAACGGATCGACCCGGACGGCGCGCAGCTGCGTCGCCGCCTCGGCGAGCTGTCGATGTGGGACACCTGCCCCACGGTCTGCTGCGTTCCGCCGCGCCGTCCGTCCTGACCGCGCCGACGGCCCGACACCCCCAGGGATGACGATCATGCTGGACCGCAAGCCCGTGCAGAGCTGGCTCACCGACATGGACGGTGTGCTGGTGCACGAGGGGCAGCCCGTGCCGGGCGCGCCGGAGTTCGTCAACCGGTTGCGTGCCTCCGGCAAGCCGTTCCTGGTGCTGACCAACAACTCGATCTACACGCCGCGCGACCTTCAGGCCCGGCTGGCCCGGATGGGGCTGGACGTGCCGGAGCAGGCGATCTGGTCGTCCGCCCTGGCGACCGCCCAGTTCCTGGCCGACCAGCGGCCGGGCGGCACCGCGTACGTGATCGGGGAGGCCGGGCTGACCACGGCCCTGCACGCGGTGGGCTACGTGCTCAGCGACTTCGCGCCCGACTACGTGGTGCTGGGGGAGACCCGCACCTACAGCTTCGAGGCGATCACCAAGGCGATCCGGCTGATCGACGACGGGGCCCGGTTCATCTGCACCAACCCCGACGCCACCGGCCCGTCCGTGGAGGGCGCGCTGCCGGCCGCCGGGTCGGTGGCCGCGATGATCTCGAAGGCGACCGGGGTGGAGCCGTACTTCGTCGGCAAGCCGAACCCGATGATGATGCGCTCGGCGCTGAACACGATCGACGCGCACTCGGAGAGCACCGCGATGATCGGCGACCGGATGGACACCGACATCCTCTGCGGCCTGGAGGCCGGGCTGGAGACGATCCTGGTGCTGACCGGGATCAGCACCAGGACGGAGGCGGAGCGCTATCCGTACCGCCCGTCCCGGATCGTCGACTCGGTGGCCGACCTGATCGACGAGATCTGAGCCGGCGGGTCGGTCTCAGGGCCGTAGGGGAGCGTTGCAGGCGGCGACCAGTGCCTGCCGGCAGGCGGTGGTGAGCGGGCGCAGCGCGGCGTCGCGTTGCTGGGCCTCGTAGTTGTTCACCGCGCCGCCCGGTGCCGCGTGCCCGGCCAGCGCGAGCACCCGGTCGAGCACGGCGGCGCGGGCGAACAGCCGGCGGGAGCGGGGGTCGAACCCGGGCGGCAGGTCGGTGGTGCCGTCGGGGCGGCGCAGCGCCTCCAGGGCACCGGCCAACTCGGGGCGCCACTGGGCCACGTCGAGCCGGGTGAGCGCGTCGGTGGTGTCGGCCAGCGCGGCGGCCAGTTCCGCCTCCGCCTCGGCCGCGCCGGGCAGGGTGAGCGCTGCCGCCGGGGCGTTGGGCGGCAGCGGGTAGACCCGCCAGAGCACCGTCTCGAAGGTGTCGCCGGAGCCGGAGGTGTGCACCCGTACCTCGGGGATCAGACCGAGCGCACCGGCGACCACCGCCTCACCGGCCACCAGCGCGGCGCCGGCGAAGTCACCGGGGCCGGGCAGGCCGCGCGGGTCGCCGGGGGCCGGCAGCACCAGCCGGATCTCGTCCGGCGAGAGCTTGGCCAGGGTGGGCAGGGCGTCCCGCAGCGGCACGTCCGTCCAGGTGCCGGGCGCGTCGGCGACCAGGTGCTCCTCGTCACCGGCGACCTCGTCGGGGACCTCGTCGAAGGGCACCAGCCCGGCGCGCCACGCGCGTACCCAGGCAACGAACCGGCTCGACCGGCGCGGCGCAAGGATGGCCGCACCCGCAGCGGGGGTGGACATGCCGAAAGAGTACGTGCTGACGCCCACCCCTGTCTCGGCTGCCGCGCGCCCACCTCCCCGGCGCGCCGATCAGGCGACGACGTCACGTGATTTGTTATTTGACGCGGCTTTTGCGGGCCGTCGCGCCCTCTTGGCCCGACTGCGGGGCGGCGAGTCGGCGGCGGCGCGGGCGGGCCCGGCGGTTAGCGTGGCCGGATGGGGCGGCGGTATGGCGACGACGTGTTGGCGGGGGACTGGCGGCGGCGGAAGGTGACCCCGGAGGTCGACGCCGAACCGGATCTGGTGGTCGAGGACGCCGACTCGGGCTTCTGCGGAGCGGTCGTCGGCTTCGACTCCGGGACGGTCGTGCTGGAGGACCGGCACGGCAAACGGCGCAACTTCCCGCTGCTGCCGGCCGCGTTCCTGCTCGACGGTCGTCCGGTGACCCTGCGTCGACCGGCCCGCGCCCCCGTGCCGGCCGCGCGCCGGCGTACCGCGTCCGGCTCGGTGGCGCTGGACGGGGTCCGCGCCCGGGTCGCCCGTGCCAGCCGGATCTGGGTCGAGGGCGTCCACGACGCCGCTCTGGTGGAGCGGATCTGGGGCGACGACCTGCGGATCGAGGGCGTGGTGGTGGAGTCGCTGGAGGGCGTCGACGCGCTCCAGGACCGGGTACGCGAGTTCGCTCCCGGGCCTGACCGTCGGCTCGGCGTCCTCGTCGACCACCTGGTGCCCGGCTCCAAGGAGAGCCGGATCGTGGCCCGGGTGGACTCCCCGCACGTCCTGGTCACCGGCCATCCCTACGTCGACGTGTGGCAGGCGGTCAAGCCGTCGGCCCTGGGCGTCGCGGCGTGGCCCGTGGTGCCACCGGGACGCCCGTGGAAGGAGGGCGTCTGTGCCGCGCTCGGCGTCGCCGAGCCGGCCGACATGTGGCGGCACATCCTGTCCCGGGTGAACACCTTCGCCGAGGTGGAGACCCCACTGATCAACGCCATGGAACGCCTGATCGACTTCGTCACCGAGCCTGGGTGAGCGGTTGCGGTTGGGGCGGGGGCTGCCGATCGGTCCAGCTCGTCGAGGTTGAGTGTCTGGGACGTGTGCCGTTCTCTGCGAGCGGGGGGTTACGGGGTGTCGTCGGGGGTGCGGGTGAAGAGGAAGGTGGCGATGTCGAGGGCGATCGGGTGGCCGGCGAGGTCGCGGTGGACCCGGAGAATCTCGCCGGTCTCCGGGCCGCTGTGCCCGCGCCAGCGGTCCGGCCCTTCCGCGTGGTAGCGGCTGACCCGGTCATCGCGCAGGGTCCCCACCAGGTCTGCGGTGCTGTGGTCCCAGGTCACGTCCAGCGCGGTGCCCATCCACCACCAGCGGCCGGTCAGCGCGGCCACGTCGGCCGGGGGCGGGGCGTCGGCGGGTCGCCACGGCCGGGCCGGTGCCGGCTCGGCGTCGAGCACCAGGTTCAGCGCCTGGAGACCGAGCGGACTGATGCCGCCGGTGCGGAAGCCGTACGAGTTGGCGAAGCCGACCAGACCGGTACGGCTGGACCGGTGCACCGCCAGGACGGCGACGTGGCCGGGCATCGAGCCGCCGTGCCCGACGTAGACCCGATCGCCCTGGCGGGTGAGTTGGATGCCCAGGCCGTAGCCGCCCCGCCAGGAGTCCAGGTCGCTGAGGAACACCGGGGCGCACATCTCGTCGAGGGTGGCCGGGGCCAGCACGGCGGGGTCGGGGTCGGCGAGGAACGCCGCCCACCGGGACAGGTCGGCCACGGTCGACCAGAGCTGTCCGGCGGGGGCCATCGCACCGGTGTCGGTACGCGGCTCCTCGCGCAGCGTGTCGTGCCACGGGTGCACCACGTACCCGGGGGCGAACGGCGCGGCGGCGGCGTACGTGGTGCGGTGCATGCCCAGCGGGGCCAGGATCCGCTCCCGCACCAGTTGCGCCCATCCGGTGCCGGTGACCCGTTGCAACGCGCCGCCGAGCAGGCCGAACGCGAGGTTCGAGTAGTGGTGGGTGCGGTACGCGGGCAGCGCGACCTTGGGGGTGCCGAAGTCGGCCAGCAGGGTGGCCAGGTCGACGCCCTCGCTCCGCTCCCACCAGGGTCCGTCCGGCTCGCGTTGCAGCCCGCCCGCGTGCCCCAGCAACTGGCGCAGAGTGATCGGCCCGGCGGCCTCGGCCTCGGGCAGGTGCCGCCGCAGCGGATCGTCCAGCGCCAGCCGTCCGGCGTCGCGCTCCTGCATGATCAGCACGGCGGTCATCGTCTTGGTGATCGAGCCGATCCGGTACTGCAGGTCGACCTCCGGGCGGGGGTGGTCACCGGCGCCGGCCAGGTGCGCCAGCGCGCCGTCCCGGACCACGCCGACGACCAGCGACGGCACGTGACCGGCGGACTGCGCGTCGGCCACCAGGGCGTTGACGTGCCGTATTGTTTCCGGACGCAGGGACACGAAGGCTCCTTCGACGGCGGTGGTCGGGCGCCTCCGATCATGACAGTTCGATGACACGTGCATTGTCATGTCACGATCGTTACGTGGATGCCGTGATGTGGATCGTGCTGGGTGTGGTACTGGCCGTCGCTGAGATCTTCACGGCGACCCTCTTCTTGATCATGTTCGCGGTCGGTGCGTTCGCCGCCGCGGGCGCCGCCGCGTTCGGAGCGCCGGTGGCGATACAGGCAGTCGTCTTCGCCGCCGTGTCGGCGTTGACCGTGCTCGCGGCGCGGCCGGTGATCCAGCGGCACAGACAGACCGCGATGGAGACCGGCGAGACCGCCTTCGGGGTGGAGGCGATCGAGGGCTCGTCCGCTCTGGTTCTTGAGCAGGTCGACGCCGGTCAGGGCATGGTGAAGATCGACGGCGAGGTGTGGAGCGCGCGTGCCTACGACGCCACCCAGGTTTTGGAACCCGGTGAACGGGTGCAGGTTATTCAGGTCAAGGGAGCGGTAGCCCTGGTCTGGCGGGACGTTGCGACGCCCGGTGAGCTACCCGAAGCGGAAAGGTGAACGGATGGAACTTATCGTCCCCGTCCTGTTGATAGCGGTCGCCCTGATCTCGGTGATCACCCTGGCGAAGTCGGTGCGGATCGTGCCGCAGCAGCGTCAGGACGTGGTGGAGCGGCTCGGTCGGTACAAGCGGACGCTCAACCCCGGGCTGAACATCCTGGTGCCCTTCGTCGACGCGGTGCGGACGAAGGTGGACATGCGCGAGCAGGTGGTCAGCTTCCCGCCGCAGCCCGTGATCACCTCGGACAACCTCGTCGTCTCGATCGACACCGTGCTCTACTTCAAGGTCGTCGACTCGGTGCGGGCCACCTACGAGATCTCCAACTTCCTTCAGGCGATCGAGCAGCTCACCGTCACCACGCTGCGTAACGTGATCGGTTCGCTCGACCTGGAGCGCGCGCTGACCAGCCGTGAGGAGATCAACCGGCACCTCTCCGGCGTGCTGGACGAGACCACCGGCCGGTGGGGCATCAAGGTGACCCGGGTGGAGATCAAGGCGATCGAGCCGCCGCCGAGCATCCGCGACTCGATGGAGAAGCAGATGCGCGCCGAGCGGGACCGCCGGGCCGCGATCCTGAACGCCGAGGGCCACAAGCAGTCGCAGATCCTCTCGGCCGAGGGCGAGAAGCAGGCCGCGGTGCTGCGTGCCGACGGTGACCGGCAGGCCCGTATCCTGCAGGCCGAGGGCCAGGCGAAGGCGGTCCGGACCGTGTTCGACGCCATCCACCAGGCCAACCCGAGCCAGAAGGTGCTGGCCTACCAGTACCTCCAGGCCCTTCCGCAGATCGCCAACGGCACGGCCAACAAGGTGTGGATCGTGCCGGCCGAGCTGACCAAGGCCCTGGAGGGCATGGGCGGCGCGCTCGGCGGGTTGAGCCAGATGGTCGGCGACGCGCCCACCCAGCAGGCGTCCGCCGACGCCAGCGCGGTGGAGCGGGAGGCGGCCGAGGCGGCGGAGGCCGCCGCCCAGGCGGCCCAGGAGATCCACAACGAGGTACGCGTCGCCGAGGCGCAGGCCACCGGCGGCAAGGAGCCGCAGGGCCTGCCCGCGCCCGAGCCGGTCTCCCCGGGGAGTCTGTTGAACGACCCGGCCGACCAGCGCGAGCGGGGCTGATCCGGGGTCGGTCCGGGCCGGAGTGACCGGTCCGGACCGCCCCGCCAGTCCTGTCGCCGGTCGCGCTAAATGCGAGAAATGCTCATGAGGCGCTCCGGTGCCTGCCACCATCAGTCCTAGGCGGGTGGTGACCAGGTATCGGGGCGCCTCGGCGCGTTCCGGCACCGCTCGTGGAGGAGCGAGGTGGCCGATGGATCCGCTGAAACGGTTGTGGTCCGCGCCGGACGTACCCGGGGCACACCATCCCGCCGGACCGCTCGGCAGCCGACGTACCGGCGGTGGGTTCGGCGTCCTGCCCTTCATGGACGAGCCGGCGCCACCCGGCCCCGCCACCAACGCGAGCTGGGCCTGGTCGTTGCGCCGCCTGGCCCGCGCCGCGGTCTGGCTGCTGCCCGCGTACGCGATCCTCTATGGCGCGGTGGCCATGGCCAGCGACGGTGGGGTGGGCAACGACCCGTACCCGGCCGACGGCCGCGCGGTGTACCTGATCGGCTGGGTCGCCGCGATCTGGCTCGGCCTGCTGGCCCTGCTCGGCTTGGCCGGCCTGCTCGCCGCCACCCGCAGCCGCCGCAGTGCCGTCACCGGGCTGCTGGTCAGCATCGCCGGCACGGTGCTGATGCTGCCCTTCGCCGGGTTCGCCGAGGACACCCCGGTCTTCGGTGCC from Micromonospora craniellae encodes the following:
- a CDS encoding NfeD family protein, with translation MDAVMWIVLGVVLAVAEIFTATLFLIMFAVGAFAAAGAAAFGAPVAIQAVVFAAVSALTVLAARPVIQRHRQTAMETGETAFGVEAIEGSSALVLEQVDAGQGMVKIDGEVWSARAYDATQVLEPGERVQVIQVKGAVALVWRDVATPGELPEAER
- the fabI gene encoding enoyl-ACP reductase FabI, with protein sequence MSGLLAGKRLLVTGVITDASIAFSVAKLAQENGAQVVLTGYGRLSLVERIAKRLPEPAPVIELDVTNPEHLAGLADKVREHVDGLDGLVHSIGFAPQSCLGGGFLDASWEDVATALHVSTYSYKSLATAALPLMSPGGAVVGLTFDATQAWPVYDWMGVAKAGLESASRYLAMHLGKQGIRSNLVSAGPLRTMAAKSIPGFEQFEDAWSERAPLGWNLTDQEPAARACLALLSDWFPATTGEIVHVDGGYHAIGA
- a CDS encoding ferrochelatase, with the protein product MAYDAVVLLSFGGPEGPDDVLPFLQNVTRGRGVPPERLAEVAEHYQHFGGVSPINQQCRDLLAAIRADFAAHDLDLPVYWGNRNWHPMLADTVAQMRDDGVRRALAFVTSAYGGYSSCRQYQEDVTAARAAVGADAPLIEKLRQFWDHPGFVEPHVDAVREALSRLDPARRDSTRLVFTAHSVPISAADSAGPHGGRYTAQLAETARLVHAAAAPDLPYDLVWQSRSGPPHVPWLEPDVNDHLATLAEQGVTGVVVSPIGFVSDHLEVVWDLDTEALDAAKQLGLDFVRAATPGVDPRYVTMVRELVRERIDPDGAQLRRRLGELSMWDTCPTVCCVPPRRPS
- a CDS encoding serine hydrolase domain-containing protein, translated to MSLRPETIRHVNALVADAQSAGHVPSLVVGVVRDGALAHLAGAGDHPRPEVDLQYRIGSITKTMTAVLIMQERDAGRLALDDPLRRHLPEAEAAGPITLRQLLGHAGGLQREPDGPWWERSEGVDLATLLADFGTPKVALPAYRTHHYSNLAFGLLGGALQRVTGTGWAQLVRERILAPLGMHRTTYAAAAPFAPGYVVHPWHDTLREEPRTDTGAMAPAGQLWSTVADLSRWAAFLADPDPAVLAPATLDEMCAPVFLSDLDSWRGGYGLGIQLTRQGDRVYVGHGGSMPGHVAVLAVHRSSRTGLVGFANSYGFRTGGISPLGLQALNLVLDAEPAPARPWRPADAPPPADVAALTGRWWWMGTALDVTWDHSTADLVGTLRDDRVSRYHAEGPDRWRGHSGPETGEILRVHRDLAGHPIALDIATFLFTRTPDDTP
- a CDS encoding HAD-IIA family hydrolase, whose product is MLDRKPVQSWLTDMDGVLVHEGQPVPGAPEFVNRLRASGKPFLVLTNNSIYTPRDLQARLARMGLDVPEQAIWSSALATAQFLADQRPGGTAYVIGEAGLTTALHAVGYVLSDFAPDYVVLGETRTYSFEAITKAIRLIDDGARFICTNPDATGPSVEGALPAAGSVAAMISKATGVEPYFVGKPNPMMMRSALNTIDAHSESTAMIGDRMDTDILCGLEAGLETILVLTGISTRTEAERYPYRPSRIVDSVADLIDEI
- a CDS encoding SPFH domain-containing protein, encoding MELIVPVLLIAVALISVITLAKSVRIVPQQRQDVVERLGRYKRTLNPGLNILVPFVDAVRTKVDMREQVVSFPPQPVITSDNLVVSIDTVLYFKVVDSVRATYEISNFLQAIEQLTVTTLRNVIGSLDLERALTSREEINRHLSGVLDETTGRWGIKVTRVEIKAIEPPPSIRDSMEKQMRAERDRRAAILNAEGHKQSQILSAEGEKQAAVLRADGDRQARILQAEGQAKAVRTVFDAIHQANPSQKVLAYQYLQALPQIANGTANKVWIVPAELTKALEGMGGALGGLSQMVGDAPTQQASADASAVEREAAEAAEAAAQAAQEIHNEVRVAEAQATGGKEPQGLPAPEPVSPGSLLNDPADQRERG
- a CDS encoding DUF3097 domain-containing protein, whose amino-acid sequence is MGRRYGDDVLAGDWRRRKVTPEVDAEPDLVVEDADSGFCGAVVGFDSGTVVLEDRHGKRRNFPLLPAAFLLDGRPVTLRRPARAPVPAARRRTASGSVALDGVRARVARASRIWVEGVHDAALVERIWGDDLRIEGVVVESLEGVDALQDRVREFAPGPDRRLGVLVDHLVPGSKESRIVARVDSPHVLVTGHPYVDVWQAVKPSALGVAAWPVVPPGRPWKEGVCAALGVAEPADMWRHILSRVNTFAEVETPLINAMERLIDFVTEPG